TGCTGGTGCTGCACGGCCAGGTGCTGGAGCATAACCTCCGGCGAGAAGGGTTGGATGTGGAGCTCCTGAAGACGGCCCTGCGGGAGCATGGAGTAACCGATATCCGGGATGTGGAGATGGCGGTTCTGGAGGTTGATGGCTCGATCAGTGTGATCCCCACCGGTGGAACCACGCATCGGATCCGGCATCCGGCGCGGTTCCTCCGCCGCTCGGGATAGCCTTCGAAACGCTTTGTCCCCTTTCCTCAGCGCCTTCCTGAAGATCGAGCGCCTGGAGCTGATCAGGGAATTTTTCGGAGGGGGCCCCTATCGTTATTCCGGCGGAAGTTACAGAGGAGATCGCCAGAGCCGGGCTTCTGGCTGAGATGATCGAGGCGAGAGCGATACAGGTGGAAATGCCCCTCTCCGGTGAAGCGCGGGAATTTTTGGAAAGCTAGGCATCGGACCAGAAGCTTTCAGCTCTCCTTCTCTCTCCGGCACAGGTAATTGCAGCGGGGGCTGCCCCTCCTCAGGTTCCAGCCCCCGATGGGGAATCTCCCCCGGCTTCATCCAGTAGCTCCACTACATGCTGGACAGGGATCGGGATCCCGGCCCGCCGCAGGCCCATGGCGAGCTGCAGCATGCACCCGGCGTTGGCAGTCACCACCCGATCGGGCGCAATCCGGCGGATCTGAGCTACTTTCTCCTCGAGCAGAGCGTTGGCGATCTCCGGATGGGTGATGTTGTAGATCCCCGCGCTGCCGCAGCAGAGATCCCCATCGGGCAGTTCAATCACCGTCAGGCCAAGCGCCCGGAGCAGCCGTCGGGGTTGCGCGCGAACCCCCTGGCCGTGGGCCAGATGACATGGATCCTGGTAGACCACCCGCCCGGATAGGCGTCGGGGGAGAGGGCGCAGGCCTGCCGCGTCCAGGAACTCGGTGACGTCCCGCACCTTCGCGCTGAAGGCGCGGGCGGCTTCCGCCCACCGGGGATCATCGCCCAGGAGTTCGCCATACTCTTTCATCGCCACCCCACAGCCGGCGGCGTTGACCAGGATGGCATCCACTTCCTCTCGCAGAAAGGCCGTGAGATTCCGGCGGGCCAGGGCCTGGGCCCGACGTCGCTCCCCGGCGTGGACGTGGAGGGCACCGCAGCAGACCTGGCCACGGGGGATCACCACCTCGAACCCCTGGCGGGTGAGGACCCGGATGGTGGCCTCCTGGATGGGGGCCAGCAGGGTGCGCATGACGCATCCGGCCAGCAGGGCGACGCGTCCCCGTCGCTCCCCGATCGCCGGGAACACCCGGCCGGTGACCATCCCGCGCGCCGGGATCCGATCCGGCAGCATGTTCTCCATCGTCTGGAGCGCGCGGGGCATGCGGTGCAGCCAGCCGGCTTTTCGGATCATCCGCTGGATCCCGGCGGCCTGATACAGCCAGAGCCCGCGGGCGAGGAGGGTCAGGAAGGACGGGTGGGAGAGGATCAGGCCGAAGACCAGGGCTCGCAGCAATCGCTCCCCGGGGGAGATGGGCAGGGCCTGCCGGATCTGCCAGCGGGCAGCTTCCACCAGGCGGCCGAATTGCACCGTGGCCGGGCAGGCCGTCTGACATGCCCGACAGGCGAGGCAGACCTCCATATGTTCCCGGAAATCAGGGTTCAGCTCCAGGCGCCCCTCCGCCACTGCCCGCATCAGATAGATCCGCCCGCGGGGGGAATCCGGCTCCCAGCCCAGCACGCGGAAGGTGGGGCACTGGTTCAGGCAGAGCCCGCAGTGGGTGCAACGCAGGATCTCCCCGTAATCCGGCGGATGATCCGGCGTAAACCCCTGCACAAGGGGGATCGCATGGACCGGCGCCGATTCCGCCGCCGAAACGGTCGAGGCCATCATCTGCGCTCCTCAGGAAAATGGAATAACTCAGGGCTGGGATGGATCACGTGGGCGGCTGGTAAGCGTTCCTCCAGATCTGCCGGTAGCGCTCGACTTCCTGGGCCCACTGTTTCTCATCCCAGCCCAGCATCGCCCGGAGCCGGGAGCCATGGCGTTCCAGGAAGGGAAGCGCCCCCTCCGGCAGCTGGAAGCCCAGGCGGGTCCGCCGCAACAGCAGGTCATCCAGATGGACCACCGCCTCATGGGCAATGATCCATCGTATCTCAACCCATCGCAAATCGGTCCGGGGGATGCGCTCCTGCTCTTCGGACGGAGCCTGGAGGAACGCCGGGAGCAGTTCGGGATCGTAACGGCTGCTGAGGCGGAGACAGAGGGCCGGATCGAACTGCTCGGCCAGGGCCTGGGCGGCCTCGCGAACTTCGGGCCCCACCGGTTCCGGGGACCGTGGGGAGGGCGCGGGCAGGCGCCGCCGAAGGGCCCGGAGCGCATCCCGCGCCATCACCCGGAAGGTGGTGAGCTTCCCTCCGGTAACGGTCAGGATCTCTTCCTCCCACACCGCGTGATCCCGCGGCTCCCGGGAGGGCGGCTGTCGTCCCGTCCCGATGACCGCCCGCACCCCGGAGAAAGTGGCCGTAACGTCCGAGGCGGAAAGATCCAGGGAGGGGAACGCCCGCTGCAGGGCGAGCAACAGGTAATCCAGCTCCTCCGGCTGGATCGCCGGCTCGGCCTCCAGATCGTGGTGGTGATCCACATCGGTGGTGCCGACCAGCGTCATGCCCTCCCATGGGAGCACGTAGAGCGGCCGGTGATCCCGGGGATGGAGGAGGATCACCCCCTGGGCGAGGGGAAGCCGCCAGCCAGGGATCAGCAGGTGGCTGCCCCGCAGGAGCCGCAGCCGCGGCGGCCGATGCAGTTTTCCCCGTAGCTGATCCGCCCATGCGCCCGTGGCGTTCACGACCGCTCGGGCCCGCACCTCGATCTCCCGGCCGGATATCCGATCCCGGGCCATGATCCCCTCAATGGCTCCGGATCGCGATTGCAGGAAGCCTTCTACCCGGACGTAATTCAGCGCCACGGCGCCCCGGCGGACGGCGTTCTGGATCAACCGGAGCACCAGCCGCGCGTCGTCGGTGAGGGCATCCCCGTAGCGATAGCCCCCCTGGAGACCTTCCGCCCGGAGATGGGGGGCCAGGGTGAGCAGCGCCTCCCGGGAGAGGTAGTGGTGGTTTCGGCGGCCCGCGAACCTGTCGTAAATCCAGAGCCCGATGGCCAGCGTTGCTCGAGCGAGGGGATCCTCCCGGTAGAGCGGTATCAGGAAATTCAGAGGCTGGATCAGGCCGGGGAAGGCGCGCAGGAGATGTTCGCGCTCCCGCACGGAACGCCAGGTGGTGCGGACCTGCCCATGGCGCAGGTAGCGCAGCCCGCCGTGGACCATCTTCCCGGACCGGCTGGAGGTGCCCCAGGCGAAGTCATGCTGCTCCAGCAGCACCGCGCGGAATCCCCAGCGCGTTGCCTCCTCCAGCAGCCCGGCCCCCGTGATCCCGCCGCCGATGATGAGGAGATCCCAGGGCTCGTGGAGTCGAAGCCAGCCTTCTTCGCGGTTCAGGGGCATCGGCTCATCCCCGAAGGGACTTTCACCGGTTCATCCCCGGGCGAGTTCGCGCCCGTTCCCGGAAAATGAAGACCCCACCAGCTTGCCCGGATTCATCCGCTCGTGGGGGTCCACCGTCTGGAAGACAGCGCGCAGGATGGCTAGGCCGAGCGTTCCCTTCTCCGCCTCCAGGTAAGGCTGGTGATCCACTCCGACCCCATGCTGATGGCTGCTCGTCCCCTTTAGCCGCAGGATCGCCTCGCTGGCGGCCTGCTTCAGACGCCGCCAGCGCTCCAGGTTCTCCTCCGGGTCCGGAGCCAGGCGGAACATCAGCGTGGTGTAGACGTTAGCCCCATGCGGGTAGACATGCGAGATGTGGCTGAACACATACACGCGTTCCCCTATATCCGCCAGACCGCGGCGCAACGCCTCCTCGATGGCGGCGACCATGCGGGGCACCCGCGCCCAGATCACGGCCGTCTCCAGCGTGTCCACCGCGTAACCGAGCTCCCACAGGGTGTTGCGCAGGTAGGGCGAGCGGAACCGCTGGCGAAGCCATTCCCGGGCGAGAAGACTCCCCATGGATCGGCCTCCGTGCCGCGCGGCCATGTGATGAGCCTCCGCCATCGCTGCGTGGACCACCCGGCGCGACCCGGCGGCGGCGACCAGAAGCATGCAGGGGTTTCCCCCCAATCCCTGCAGGCGCAGCCAGCCTTCCAGCCAACGGACCAGCCGCCTGCGCCCCGTCAGGCGCAGCGTGACCCGGGTCTCCTCCGGCGTGCTCAGCCGGAGCATCGTGAGCGGCAGCCCGGCCTGGACCATCTCCCGGATCGCGGCCAGGCCTTCCGGGAACCCCGGGAAGAAGAAGGTCTGGAACGCCTCGGCCTCCGGGAGCGGGCGCACCCGCAGCGTGGCCTCCGTCAGGATCCCCATCCGGCCCTCCGAACCCAGGACCAGATGGCGGAGATCGGGACCAGCTGCGGAAGGCGGGAAGACGGGAAGAACAAGCGGCCCCTTTGGGGTCTCCACCCGCCCGCCGACGAAGAGATCCTCGATGCGCCCATAGCCCAGGGCGAACTGGCCGACGGAGCGGGTCATCACCCAGCCCCCCAGGGTCGAGTATTCAAACGATTGCGGGTAGTGCCCCAGCGTGAAGCCCTGGGCGCGCAGCGCAGCCTCCAGATCCGGGCCCCGGATGCCTGCCTGGAAGGTGGCCAGAGCGCTCACCGGGTCCAGCCCGAGGAGACGGTTCATGCGCTGGAGATCGATGACGAGGGCGGGACGGGGATCGGGGAGCACCCGCACATGCCCGACCACGCTGGTGCCGCCGCCATAAGGCACCACCCGCGCGCCCACCATCTCCGCGTAGGCCAGCAGGGCGCGCACCTCCTCATTCGTTTCGGGAAAGGCCACCCCGTCCGGCGCATGGATTCGCCCGCTGCGGAGGGCGATCCAGTCTGGAAGGCCCTGGCCGGCCGCGTGATGCAGCCGGATCTCCGGATCCGTCCGGATGAGGGGATGAGGGGGGAGGCGGGAAGGCGGGATGCCGGCCAGCGCTTCTTCCAGCGTGCAATCCCGGGGTGGGGTTCCCGGCCCGAGCTGCTCCTCCAGGAACTGAAGGGCGGAAGAGGGTAGAGGGACGGTCACCGAGTGCTCACCCCATCCGTTCCAGCGGCGCATGGAAAGCTCCAGCGAAGAAGATCAGGCGCATCTCTCCTCCTTCCCTATCCAGAGGCCTGTCACAGAAAAGCAGCGAAAAATCTCCGCAACCGCTCGAGATCTTCCAGGCCGGTTTGAAGGATTTCGTAAACGATCCGGCGATCCACTTCCATGTATTCATGGACCAGGATATTGCGAAACCCGATCATGCGTATCCATTTCTCTTTCAGCTCAGGCTCCAATCCGGCCCGTTCAGCCAGAATCGCTGGAATGTCGCTATACCATCGAACTTCCCCCAGGCCGAGATCAGCGATGACATGGTTGCCCATGTCCAGGAGGGCCTCGATGGCGAGCTGCAGAAAGCGCTCCGCGCTGCCATAGCGC
The nucleotide sequence above comes from Thermoflexus sp.. Encoded proteins:
- a CDS encoding (Fe-S)-binding protein; its protein translation is MASTVSAAESAPVHAIPLVQGFTPDHPPDYGEILRCTHCGLCLNQCPTFRVLGWEPDSPRGRIYLMRAVAEGRLELNPDFREHMEVCLACRACQTACPATVQFGRLVEAARWQIRQALPISPGERLLRALVFGLILSHPSFLTLLARGLWLYQAAGIQRMIRKAGWLHRMPRALQTMENMLPDRIPARGMVTGRVFPAIGERRGRVALLAGCVMRTLLAPIQEATIRVLTRQGFEVVIPRGQVCCGALHVHAGERRRAQALARRNLTAFLREEVDAILVNAAGCGVAMKEYGELLGDDPRWAEAARAFSAKVRDVTEFLDAAGLRPLPRRLSGRVVYQDPCHLAHGQGVRAQPRRLLRALGLTVIELPDGDLCCGSAGIYNITHPEIANALLEEKVAQIRRIAPDRVVTANAGCMLQLAMGLRRAGIPIPVQHVVELLDEAGGDSPSGAGT
- a CDS encoding glycerol-3-phosphate dehydrogenase/oxidase; this encodes MPLNREEGWLRLHEPWDLLIIGGGITGAGLLEEATRWGFRAVLLEQHDFAWGTSSRSGKMVHGGLRYLRHGQVRTTWRSVREREHLLRAFPGLIQPLNFLIPLYREDPLARATLAIGLWIYDRFAGRRNHHYLSREALLTLAPHLRAEGLQGGYRYGDALTDDARLVLRLIQNAVRRGAVALNYVRVEGFLQSRSGAIEGIMARDRISGREIEVRARAVVNATGAWADQLRGKLHRPPRLRLLRGSHLLIPGWRLPLAQGVILLHPRDHRPLYVLPWEGMTLVGTTDVDHHHDLEAEPAIQPEELDYLLLALQRAFPSLDLSASDVTATFSGVRAVIGTGRQPPSREPRDHAVWEEEILTVTGGKLTTFRVMARDALRALRRRLPAPSPRSPEPVGPEVREAAQALAEQFDPALCLRLSSRYDPELLPAFLQAPSEEQERIPRTDLRWVEIRWIIAHEAVVHLDDLLLRRTRLGFQLPEGALPFLERHGSRLRAMLGWDEKQWAQEVERYRQIWRNAYQPPT
- a CDS encoding FAD-binding oxidoreductase, whose protein sequence is MRRWNGWGEHSVTVPLPSSALQFLEEQLGPGTPPRDCTLEEALAGIPPSRLPPHPLIRTDPEIRLHHAAGQGLPDWIALRSGRIHAPDGVAFPETNEEVRALLAYAEMVGARVVPYGGGTSVVGHVRVLPDPRPALVIDLQRMNRLLGLDPVSALATFQAGIRGPDLEAALRAQGFTLGHYPQSFEYSTLGGWVMTRSVGQFALGYGRIEDLFVGGRVETPKGPLVLPVFPPSAAGPDLRHLVLGSEGRMGILTEATLRVRPLPEAEAFQTFFFPGFPEGLAAIREMVQAGLPLTMLRLSTPEETRVTLRLTGRRRLVRWLEGWLRLQGLGGNPCMLLVAAAGSRRVVHAAMAEAHHMAARHGGRSMGSLLAREWLRQRFRSPYLRNTLWELGYAVDTLETAVIWARVPRMVAAIEEALRRGLADIGERVYVFSHISHVYPHGANVYTTLMFRLAPDPEENLERWRRLKQAASEAILRLKGTSSHQHGVGVDHQPYLEAEKGTLGLAILRAVFQTVDPHERMNPGKLVGSSFSGNGRELARG
- the hepT gene encoding type VII toxin-antitoxin system HepT family RNase toxin; its protein translation is MVRPEVLQRRLRKLDEYLEILRRLRRYHFEEFIQDPERYGSAERFLQLAIEALLDMGNHVIADLGLGEVRWYSDIPAILAERAGLEPELKEKWIRMIGFRNILVHEYMEVDRRIVYEILQTGLEDLERLRRFFAAFL